A window of Ammospiza caudacuta isolate bAmmCau1 chromosome 13, bAmmCau1.pri, whole genome shotgun sequence genomic DNA:
TTCCTCTTGGAAtctatgaaaataaataaattgggTTGGTAATTCTTTGACTTTTAATTTCTTGAATTATCTCATCACTCAGTACATAGGTGAGCCAACTCCAAGTGACCTCAGAGTTTCACAGCAAATCTCTGAATCCTACACAGTcaaacagcagccctgcccaagagCAAGGCAATGCTTCTGAGCAAGATCAATGTCACAAACAAAATCTCATCTGACTTCCATCTTTGACAGAGAAGATGTAAAGAACTGCAGCAGTAACTGCCCAGCCTGCCTggtggggcagagcagccaaAAGGCCAGGGAAGGGGAATGGGGCTACAAAAGTCAGTGTGTTAGTCAGAATCCTTAACTGCTGCAGGTCAGTCTGGCACAAActcaaataaatattaatatccTGGGCTGTGTCTTGTAGTGGCTTGGATGACAGAACTAAGTTTTACCTGCTGCTTTTTGGGAGACTTAACATGACCATCCAAGCAAGGATCAGCACAgttcaaaacaaaagaacacaATCTAAGAAGAATTACAGAATGTGCTTTTGCCCCATGTAGCCTTTGCAATTTACCCCAGATGAGAAACGAAAGAAATCAGAGCTTAATTTTAAACCACATGTTATGAGGTCAGGATTATTTAAGAAACAATGAAAGCATCACTTCTAATGCTTTTAAGCTTGACCAGTTTATGAAGGGAATTTTGTAGTAAGTTTCTTCAAGAGCAAAGAAGTGAATTTATTGTATCAGGAGTCCCATGAAGCCCTTCAGTTCTACAGAGAGTAACTAGTACAGCCCCTGGCTTCAATACAGCACGATTTCAGTAAGTGCTCTCAGTTTCCCTCACACCAGAGTATTTAAATTGGCATCAGCCACACCTCTCACTGCTAAATCCTTGCAGTTGTACCCAGGACTTCAGAGTTTCTTACAGACTGAACTGTAGAAGTCAGACAAGAACTCACTGATGCACTCTGGCTGCTGACTCATTCTAGGCTTGAATTCAAgtctgcaggagggaaatgcagatTTCTTGCAAGAGCAAAGAAGTAAGAGAATTTCCATAAGCTACATTTCCAGCTAGTCTAGGTCTATTTAACTACACAACTGCAGTTCTAACATTGTACTAATCCTGTTTTTAGCTAAATACAAATGTTACAAATGGAATTTCCATCCTAAAACTGAATAATATATTCTGAGAAAATGAGGCAGTTGAAATTGCTTCAGTTTTATcacagaaatgtttattttaccTCTGTACGATTTAATGCTGTATTCACATTTTTTATAGCTTCCTCAAAGTTTTCCTCATCTTCTGGGGTGCCATTTTCATTCTTTAAGATAcctgattgaaaaaaaaaaacaactaaaacacACAACTGTTTGAATTACATCTCATCATTTATGTCTTACCAACAGAGCAGACTGGCTGTGGATGTATTTGTAATGCATTTGTGGCCTATCAGCTAccagcaaaaaatgaaaaataaatcacaagaAAAAAGATCAGATGTAATTATTAAGCTAACTTCATCTAAATTCTGCATATGATTCATTTTCCTGTAATGCTAAGTAGAAATTCCTCAGCACAAAAGCACTGGGTGTAAGAAGGATATAATGAAGCTTCATAGGCACTAAATTAATAATTCAACTCTCCTTCCCATGCCAGTCAtgttttgctggggtttttggATCAAATTTGGCAAATACTTATGCATCCACAGATCAAGCCAGCCCAAGAAAGGGCCTCCACTAAAAATCTGACATAACCAAAGGAAATTACTACGGATCAGATCTGCCCCTTATCACACCATGGGCATGAGGACCTCTTCAAACTTGCCCACAGGCCATCTTCAAGTAAGGAAATACCAAAAATTCAGTCAATGGTGTTTTTCTACAATAATTTAAGACAATGCATATAGATCTTAAAAATGCCACATGAGCTTTAGCACCCTGCAAAATGAAGCCATTCACACACTGGTCACAGTGCAGTCAGTGCTACAGAACCTGGCCATGCAGAGGTGGATGATTACCAATGTCTGATGGGTCAGTGGACACACCAAATACTTGCAGAATAACAATTCTAGTGTCAAAAGccatttgttttcctctttataACATTTTTAACAGAATTTTATCATAAGGCCTTTGCTCCCACCCAAATCACACTCTGGATCTTAGACAGGATAAAACATTAACAACAGACATTTATAAGCAAGTCTGGCATCTTAAGATCCACCCGTACAAAGCACTAATTTAGCAGAAGAATCAGTATATACCAGCATATCGTTCATAAATTAAACTTGGGAGAACTAAGGATTACTTTTCAGGTGCCACATTGTATCTATTTCTGCCAGCAGGAATGAGGGAGCCCTGGGACACGGATTACCTTGCCGAATCAGTTCTTTGAAGGCTTCTTTCTCTTTGTAATTCTTAGGcaactgttcacttttctaaattaaaaaaacataaagagatttttgtctttaaaatgcCTACTACTAAGCTTACTGTGTTCAGACTGCTGAACTCCAGGAGTCTGTCACTGCTCACAGATTCACTTGTATTTCAGTTAGTAATTTTTTTGATGACtccaccttttttttaatgtcacaCACAGCAAAAAGAATTAACTGCTTCAGAAAAGACAGACCAATAACAGTAATAATACAGTTTTGCAACATACCTCATTGAACCATTTTGTGAGATACTTGGCTACAATCACAATCCATGGAGTGTGGCTGTGGTCCTGTAATTGAACAGTGGAAAAATCTTTGTCAGATtgagaaaagataaaaaataggaaacaaattaaaaaccTATACTTAATGTAATCTCCAAATATCCTTTCCACTACTCCAAAGACACACGACATGTTCCAGATTTTGATTCAGCCAAAATGTTCTTTAAGTACTATAAAAGAAATtatcaaattattattactttattttaaaaaagggtGAGCCAAGTTCTCCGATATTTTTCTGGAGTGAAACTTATGCCATGCACAACCACCCACGGTGCTAAGCTCTGCAACAGTAGGttaactaaaaaaattaaaaaacaaattcaaaagAGGGTGTGAGGGGATAATCTAGCAAAAGATCAAGTTGTCCAAGAATACTCATTGATTCCTAAGACCCCCACCTGCTTAAGATTTAAATAGACTGGAACATTTGGAGCAGAGGCAAAAATAGCTCCTCGTGACTGATTCTAGAGTTGGTTCTGTTCAGATGAGACTTGGCACCAGAGTCATCTGCCAAGAGCCATTTTCACAGGATCCCTGCACTGTATATCTGCATCTGTCCTGGAGAGCACAGTGCAAACCACACAAACCTTTTTGTCCATATGCTCCAAGTCATAATCCTGAACGTGTTCTGTCAGCTCTGGAAATGGTCTGTCCAGTCTCAAATCTTCTAACATATTGTCAGGGTGAGATTCAACAACTGTGAATAAACATCACAACTCATTTCTCAGCATTATGTCTGGCCTTCAAACAGAGCTACACAAACACAGGATCACCTGTGTTTGATTCTCAAAGTAAGTGTTCTGTGTAACCCATAACGTCAGGATAATCCCAATTTTACTATTTGTTGCAGTCCATAATCCCCATGTATTCTGAAAAGAATGCAAACTACCTAAGACTTAACAAATACTAAATGTGTGACAAGAtgaaaaaagacaaacaaaaaaccccaaagtgacATAAGTTATTGAAGCTTTAAACCTTCCAGGAAGTCTTTACCTCAGCAAACCTCTAACCTGTATGTTCTTTAATCACGACTCTCATGTAACCAACCAGTCCATAGGTCCTGCAGACCAGCAGAGGAACGTTGGAATTCCAGAGAACTTCAGCCAGGCGCAACAATGTACTGGAAGGAAAACCAGGCTTTTTTCAGATCTACAGAATACAACATTTAACTATAAAGTTAACTCCTGCACCAGTTACTCTGTGAAAGAGTCCTCTCAGAAAACTTTTCTAATTTCATCATGATCCTAAACACATAAGGTGATCAATTTTGTACAGGAATTTACAGTGAGTTGGAAAAATATTCATCCATTATCTTACTTATGTCTCATCTCACCCTCCCAAATGCTCCAAGTATCAAATAAAAAGCTTCAATGAGTTGTTAGTTAGAAATAAAGGATTAGATCCATGTGTTGCAGAGTCCTAACTTCAAGCAGAGGCAATTCCCATCAGAGGAGCAAAAACGTCTCTAGAAAATGCCATCACTGGCTGAAATTTTCCTTCACAATGACAGAGTTCTGTTCTGTTTAAGTTTTTCTGCAAGGAAGTGCCTGTGCATAaatgcacatacacacacacacatatataaactTGCTTTTAAACTGAATGAAAACAGGTAATTCAATCTTAGGTGATTCTTACCTTTCTGGCAGTTGTGTTGCAACCACTAAGTTAAACCGATTAAAAAAGGAAGGGTCGTTGTCTAAAAGCTTTTCTGGACTCTAAATAGGGGGGAAATATATGTCAGGGAACACTGACAATTTCTGAGTACAGAGCAAGTCTGCTGAATATGATGTGTTAAGTGAAAGTTATAAAATTAAGATGAAGCTACAAAATAGTGTTTGAAATACATGAAGTGACTTTTTGTTTGAAATACATACAAATGATTTATCTTTCTCAAATGCTGTTTTATCCTGAATCTATTTAAACTGCAacatcacaaagcagcacagagctgttatttcacatttttatcaCACTCTATAATACACACATAGTACTAATTTAGGAAGACAAACCTCTTCAACAAAGTTTCCAGAAACATCACTATTCAATTCCTGCAAGAGCTCCATGGCACTCTGGGCACGACTCTGTTTCAGAGCAATCAGAATGAAATGTAGTTTACACAGTGTTTGAGTACTACATAATGCCACACCAAGCAATaccaacaaaacaaccccaGAAAACACCCCACAACAAAGCTCATTTATAAGCTAAGGCTCCTTACTTCAAGCCTTGCTCATCTGAAGCAAAAATGCATCCCATAATAGCAGACGATTTGTTTGAGAACATTTTCTGTAATatcattttaaaaagacaaattgTGAGACAGCTATTTCCTAATGTCCAGTTTCATTACAGAATATCCAGGAGTTATCTATGCCTCTTGTACTCTCTgtttttgtgatattttttccccatttccctctctATTCTTAACTTTACTCCTTCAACCACAATGGTCTTATACCTCATCCTTCCATAGATTTTAATCATAagctcttcatttttttctattcaaTCTCACCACAATTGAGTTTATCTCTCGCTCATGAGCAACTAAAATAAACATGGGAATTCTGTTAAAGAATAAACAGACTTTAACCTATACACATATAGCTTTTAGCATTATTCATAATACCACGTTTAAATACTCAACACTTCCATGCTTTCAATACACATAAACTGACATTTATTAACTCCTTACCTGACCAATATGGCTTTTTTgtaaaaagaaactgaaaaagagGCAAGAGAAAATGACATGTGAATTtttattctgaagaaaaaaacaacactgaAGTTACAGTTTGTTCTGCAGAATATGCTGCTCTCATGCACAACAAACCACTTTCCCCtttaaatctgctttttctCACTACTGTTGTATTCTCCTCAAAAACAGTTTCTTAAGAAAGCTTTTCAATTCCCAAGCCATAAATGTGAAATACAGAACATGCCAAACTTCTCTAGAAGACAGGCTCATGCTGCAGGGTCTTTCTCACCAGGCTAATCAAAGACTCACTAGCACTGATTTCCTCATATAATGGAATTTCCTTCCCCTCACATAACCCCTGCAGGTATCTATGCACACCACAACAGAACTTGACCAAGAATCAGTATTCAAATCAATTTTACAGGATTCGCAAACATTTTCTTACCCTTTCCCCTGCTGCACAGAGCCTTTCAAAGCTATGAAAGCTAATAAATGCCTAGCAGTCACAGTTGCACAATGATTAATGAAAATCAAATCATCTGCATCACCAGAATTAGGGAAAATATACTGAACCACACTGAAACACTAGCACTGTCATAGCTCAAGACTACATCAAACAAgttaattttcaatatttttatattgagTAGAGCATTGTCTCTATAAACTTGACGTGTGAAGCAAACAGACCTGTAAGGTCCAAACCCAGCAAGTAAAATAATTCAGCAACTAATGTCAAAATGACTGTGCATGCTGTTTGTCAccaacccccaaacccacagaaGACCTGGAGAAACACAGAGTGGCTTTCAAAACCATCTTACAGGGCTTCTTAGCAAATATAGAGATGGAACTACCTATGAAACTCTGTCACTTGTCAATTTGTAACTGAAATCAATAAAAAACCTACTTATTTCCAACATCTTCTCCAGAGACTCGATTCCCATCGACAATTGTAAACGAACCAATAcctttggggggaaaaaacttCCCATGAATAACTTGGCATCATTAAGCTGTCAGATAGATCAcaaagaagagacagaagaaataTCTACTGACCTGGCAGCACCAAGTTTTTGAGTATTTCAGTTCCTGTTGCTGTTGCATTTATCACACAAACATGGGCAGATTCCAATGCTTCCTGGCCATGGTCACCCCACAGTCTGCATTGGGAGGGAAACCAAAAGGCAATGAAGCTATTGAACTTCAGATTGCACAgccaataaaaacaaataacaacaacaactaaaaaaagacaaatggaGGGCTGGCATGCAACTGTCCATTCACTGCTGAGGACCTAAACAGCACTAACCAAAATAAAGATCCTTAAAGAAACTTACTGTGAAAACTGAGACTTTCCAAAGAGAGTTTCCCTGACATCTCATTTTCTCCAACTTTACACCAGATGCATGCACACATCTCTTTCTCTTGGAACATACTTTAACTGGTTAAAAACCAGCAAGGGTTAAAGCAGTCCTTGCCCAAATTTTGTCCTGTTCAGCTTTTCCTAACTTTTCTAATAAATAATagatttttatatgtattttttaaaatttctcgTACAAGACACTGAAACACACAGGAGACAGAAATCAGTCTTGCTGAGTCTGGTACTTCAGACCCCTAGAGAACAGCACTGAGGCTGAGATCtggctgggacagccctgggtcACACATCCTGCTGATTTCACTGGGGTAGTAACTCACAGAATTTTTAGGCTTGGAAGGGAGCTCTGGAGGTCACCCagtccaagccctgcccaggcagggtcacctagagcaggtgacacaggaacatgTCCAGGTAGGTTTGGAATGTCCCAGAGAAGGAGattccacagcctccctgggcatcagctccagggctctgccccctccaggaaaacaaattcttcctcatgttggggtgaatttttttgtggtttagCTTATGGCCATTGCtctttgtcctgctgctgggcatcaCTCGAAAGTCTTGCCCCACCCTCTTACACCCACTTCTGAGATATTACTATGCATTGATGAGATTCCCCTCTCAATTTTCTCCCTTCCAAGCTGGACCAACCAggtccagctcccagcagacTCTCCTCACCAGAGGTGctccagaccccaaatcctctcTGTGCCCTCCACAGGACGGCTCCTTGTGGAAACttaacagcagcactgcagacagCCACTCCGGTGCTAACTCCGGTGCCGCTACCCCTCCCTGGTAACTCGGATCTTTTCTGCCCTTTCACAGAACCCAAGAatggctcagcctggaggggcccacaggggctgctgtggtggcacctccctgctccagcagggccatcccagagcccagggcacagcagtgtgtccgtgtggctctgcagtgtccccaggcaggagcctgcacagcctctgtgccccatctgctcagggctgggcactgcccagggcaggagctctgggcatgggcaggggcagctcctgggctcaggccctgcccgtggctctggggccatggctgggcccgcagcagagcctggctccgTCTTTTCAGCACACCCCTTTATACAttcatatatatacacagagaTATACATAATATCAGTAtttagaatatatatttatatattatgtaCTTATACAACAAACATTGtacaaataaattatatatctTATATAAAAACGTACACGAGTACCTACGTAGATATATACTTTTATGTATCTCCATCCCCCTTTGTGTATACACTTAAGATtatgtatgcatatatatatatatatattccccAGATATATCCTGTTAATTTACTGCATATCTACTGTCCGTGTGCCGGTAGAGCCCTCACGGCCCCGGAGGTCGGACACAGCTCCTGTTCCCCGCGGCCCCGGGGGCCTGTCCCCGGCGTGGCGCCGAGCGGGCCCGTGCCCTCCGCGGGCCGCCGGAggcgcggccccgctccccgctcGGTCGGAGCCGGTCCGTGCCGGGCGGTGCCGGTCCGTGCCCGCCCGCGGTACCTGAGCTGGCGGTCGTAGCGCTGCTCCTTGaggccggcccggcccggccgcgccaTGGCCGCTGCTCCCGCTGCGCACGCGCGGGGCgggtcctgccctgccctgccctgccctgaggaGCGGCCGCGGCTGCGGTGCCGAGTCCGGGCCGTGCGCTGGCTGCGGCCGCGTCTCTACCTCCGGCCGCGTCTCTacctccctcagccctgctggcagcagcaccggCGGTGCTGGAGGCTCGAAGCCGACAATGTCGGTAGCACCTGGATCTTCCCCTCTCACCCGCACCCACCCCGTGTGCACCAACGCCGCCCCCGCCCTCCGCTGTGCCGCTCCTGGGGACCCCTCCGCACCGTTTGCCGGCACATGAGGCCTCAGAGAGAACTGTATTAAACACGGCTTTCTCCACATCAAATCATTTCGCCCTAATAATAGTCACAATAGGAGTAAACCTGCCCCCAGCAGCTTTCCTCCTCATCTCAACCCACCCATTCTTTAAAGCAATGCTACTCCTCTGCTCAGAGTCCGTTATCCACAGCCTGAACAGTAAACAGGAAAAATAGGAGGCCAACAAAAAACACTTCCAACAACCACCCCTTGCCTAACCACTGGCAATCCAGCCCTCATGGGAGCCCCACTGCTGGCAGGATTCCACTCAAAAGATCTCATGGAGAGTTTAATCACATCCCACCTATGCCTTAGCACTACTCCTCATAAAATGTAGAGTATGTAAAATTTTGTTAAGAAAATGTTCTTTGCTGTCTGATCTTTGTAACTTGCAAACCTGATCAACAAGGAGGGAGATTTAATCAGTGAAACAGAGCAGCCAACAAGCTCTAAGTGATGTGCAGCTCTTAGAAGCACAAATTCCTGGTCAGCAGCATTGCCTTGTTAAGGTTTGGGGCTGGACATGTTCCGATGATCTCAGCCCCGCGGGAGGTTAATAGAGATCAGGAGAAGGATTTCCACTGATACACGAGAAATACAGAATTCAGCAGCCACAAGGACAAGGAACAAAGGAAGGCCACTCAGTAACTGTGTGGAATCAGCTCTGAGCGGGTAAGGGGAAATTTCGGCTAAGTCTGGttgcaaggaaaaagccatggtGGAAGCCATATTGTGGCAGTTTTctgttccccttgggatgccctttgcagctgcagtgtgcctggagctctgggctttgtggtttcaaaagcctaaccctaggcagcaAAGAGTGCTTTAGGCTAAGACTGGTTCCgtggaaaaagctgtggtggAAGCCGTGTTGTGGCAATTTTGCAGGGGCAGGtcaggagctccagctcctggagcggCCCACAGGAAAGCAGCGAGCCAAAGGCCGAGAAAGGGAGAGCGTGGCAGGGATTAACAGGAGATGCGAAACACTCGTTAACCAATAGAAGAGAGAATACTAATAAATAAGAGAACTATGTAACCTGT
This region includes:
- the NAE1 gene encoding NEDD8-activating enzyme E1 regulatory subunit, whose translation is MARPGRAGLKEQRYDRQLRLWGDHGQEALESAHVCVINATATGTEILKNLVLPGIGSFTIVDGNRVSGEDVGNNFFLQKSHIGQSRAQSAMELLQELNSDVSGNFVEESPEKLLDNDPSFFNRFNLVVATQLPESTLLRLAEVLWNSNVPLLVCRTYGLVGYMRVVIKEHTVVESHPDNMLEDLRLDRPFPELTEHVQDYDLEHMDKKDHSHTPWIVIVAKYLTKWFNEKSEQLPKNYKEKEAFKELIRQGILKNENGTPEDEENFEEAIKNVNTALNRTEIPRGIEELFNDDCCLKLTEQSSSFWILVRALKEFVANEGQGSLPVRGTIPDMMADSSKFIKLQNVYREKAKKDTAAVGSHAAKLLQSLGKAPESISERELKLFCSNAAFLRVVRCRSLAQEHSPNSCSRDAIISHMDNPDSEVVLYLMLRAVNRFYKQHGRYPGVYNYQVEDDIGKLKSCLTGFLQEHGLSVVVKDDYVQEFCRYGAAEPHAVAAFMGGAAAQEVIKVITGQFVIFNNTFIYSGMSQTSATFQL